The Sulfurimonas hydrogeniphila genome includes a window with the following:
- a CDS encoding DUF2018 family protein: MSYSALFEDEDDIFGGSPRSKFMDVVFNANNDIVRQELEKFVEKVAAMELMLQEEVGDDIDTAVARYKASHLDEVATKTKSIYIELMGDILSQSE; this comes from the coding sequence ATGAGTTACAGCGCGTTATTTGAAGATGAAGATGATATTTTTGGAGGTTCTCCGAGATCAAAGTTTATGGATGTTGTTTTTAATGCGAACAATGATATAGTAAGACAGGAACTTGAAAAGTTTGTTGAAAAAGTTGCTGCAATGGAGTTGATGCTCCAAGAAGAGGTCGGTGATGATATTGATACGGCAGTTGCCCGATATAAAGCAAGTCATCTGGATGAGGTTGCAACCAAAACGAAAAGTATTTACATAGAGCTTATGGGTGATATTCTTTCTCAAAGCGAATAA
- a CDS encoding proline--tRNA ligase yields the protein MRRSKAFIPTTKEAPSDATLPSHIFLSRAGFITQVAAGLYNYLPLAKRVIKKIENIINEEMTKVGAQEVELSFVTPAELWQESGRIEKFGKELLRFHDRKNNLFVLGPTHEEMMVDVVRNRVTSYKNLPLNLYQIKTKFRDEARPRFGLMRGREFIMQDAYSFHATAEDLDREFDAMEAAYKKILSRMGLDFRVVEADSGAIGGSGSKELMVLAESGEDTIAVCSKCEYGANIEAASRSKRSNIPEAPEASFNKFKTPEIKTIDELAEFFKIDPYYTVKCVAKKVIYEDASEIVLFFVRGCDNLQEVKALNATEALDIVDVTEEELKETGLIPGFIGPLDQDKAKHVIDSDLKDATNLICGANEADYHFIGVDLSVLSNAAYFADIAEVNEGDICPYCDGELSFTKGIEVGHIFKLGTTYSEALKAEFLDENGKAQPFIMGTYGMGVSRLVAAVVEQHHDENGCIWTKETAPYMVNIMISNIKDEAQVQAGEQLYKQLQDANVEVMLDDRKERFGFKMKDAELIGFPYTVVIGKELQNGHVQIFDRATKEKRDIKREEIFDKIMELI from the coding sequence TTGAGAAGAAGTAAAGCTTTTATACCGACAACCAAAGAGGCACCATCAGATGCTACACTTCCGAGTCATATATTTTTATCTCGTGCAGGATTTATTACACAGGTTGCTGCAGGGTTGTATAATTATCTGCCATTAGCAAAAAGAGTGATTAAAAAAATAGAAAATATCATTAATGAAGAGATGACAAAAGTAGGTGCCCAGGAAGTGGAACTCTCTTTTGTAACACCCGCAGAGTTGTGGCAGGAGAGTGGAAGAATAGAAAAGTTCGGTAAAGAACTGCTTCGTTTTCACGATAGAAAAAACAATCTTTTCGTACTTGGACCTACACATGAAGAGATGATGGTTGATGTTGTCCGGAACCGTGTGACATCTTATAAAAATCTGCCATTAAATCTGTATCAGATTAAGACAAAATTCCGTGATGAGGCCCGTCCTCGTTTCGGGCTTATGCGTGGCCGTGAGTTTATTATGCAGGATGCCTACTCTTTTCATGCTACAGCAGAGGATTTAGACAGAGAATTTGATGCAATGGAAGCAGCCTACAAAAAGATACTTTCTCGTATGGGACTGGATTTCAGAGTGGTGGAAGCCGACAGTGGTGCCATTGGTGGAAGCGGTTCCAAAGAGCTTATGGTTTTGGCAGAGAGTGGTGAAGACACAATTGCTGTTTGTTCAAAGTGTGAATACGGTGCCAATATAGAAGCAGCTTCAAGAAGCAAACGCTCAAATATTCCTGAAGCTCCTGAAGCTTCTTTTAATAAGTTTAAAACACCAGAGATAAAAACAATAGATGAACTTGCAGAGTTTTTCAAAATTGACCCTTATTATACGGTTAAATGTGTTGCAAAAAAAGTTATATATGAAGATGCAAGTGAAATTGTTCTTTTCTTTGTACGCGGATGCGATAATCTTCAGGAAGTAAAAGCACTCAATGCAACAGAAGCCCTTGATATTGTGGATGTGACAGAAGAAGAACTCAAAGAGACAGGACTGATTCCCGGTTTTATAGGGCCGCTTGATCAAGACAAGGCAAAACATGTCATTGACAGTGATTTAAAAGATGCCACAAATTTAATCTGTGGGGCAAATGAAGCAGATTATCACTTTATAGGGGTAGATTTGTCAGTGCTCAGTAATGCTGCTTATTTCGCAGATATAGCAGAAGTAAATGAGGGGGATATCTGCCCGTACTGTGACGGTGAACTCTCTTTTACAAAAGGTATAGAAGTAGGACATATTTTTAAACTTGGAACGACTTATTCTGAAGCTTTAAAAGCCGAGTTTTTAGATGAGAACGGAAAAGCACAGCCTTTTATTATGGGAACATACGGAATGGGTGTTTCACGCCTTGTAGCAGCAGTTGTAGAGCAGCATCATGATGAAAATGGCTGTATCTGGACAAAAGAGACAGCACCGTATATGGTAAATATTATGATAAGTAACATCAAAGATGAGGCGCAGGTGCAAGCAGGCGAACAACTTTATAAGCAGCTGCAGGATGCAAATGTAGAGGTAATGCTCGATGACAGAAAAGAGCGTTTTGGATTTAAAATGAAAGATGCGGAACTTATCGGATTCCCGTATACGGTTGTTATCGGTAAAGAGTTGCAAAATGGACATGTGCAGATTTTTGACAGAGCAACAAAAGAAAAAAGAGATATCAAGAGAGAAGAGATATTTGATAAAATTATGGAACTGATTTAA
- a CDS encoding APC family permease — MHKTKAFGLWSAVFLGIGSMVGAGIFIVIGQAGAMAGNIVWISFVFGGIIALLSGYSLAKLAVRYQSRGGIVEYLVQGFGENIFSGSMGVIFYFSQLIAIAAVAKSFGTYSATFMLHGDTTWVNIFAIGIIAFFTLINLIGAVFVAKAENIIVIIKLGVLVTFAFAALFTIQPQLLSVEDMPPVSGMVFAIGITFFAYQGFSVITNSVEDMENPKVTMMRSMFVALLIVAALYILTSIAVLGNLPLDKIIQTKDYALAEAAKPIFGEWGFKIMAATALLATASAINATLYAVTDIGYTMAKEGNLPEIYEYNIYRSFEGLIISALLIIPMVLFFNLAQITTVAAIVMLIVQGSTHIAHLNLLQESGAKKYLVVLAIFSMFGVAGITLYSTYKTMPEIAYYLIVTFALAFTTEYLLRYFKQRIISKQTH, encoded by the coding sequence ATGCACAAGACAAAAGCATTTGGTCTCTGGAGTGCCGTCTTTTTAGGCATAGGTTCCATGGTCGGTGCCGGAATTTTCATAGTCATCGGTCAGGCAGGGGCCATGGCTGGAAATATTGTCTGGATCTCTTTTGTTTTCGGTGGGATTATAGCTCTTTTAAGCGGCTACTCTCTGGCAAAGCTGGCAGTACGCTACCAGTCACGCGGCGGGATAGTCGAGTATCTGGTCCAGGGTTTTGGAGAAAACATTTTCTCCGGTTCCATGGGTGTCATATTCTATTTTTCCCAACTCATTGCCATTGCAGCCGTTGCCAAATCATTTGGAACCTACAGCGCAACTTTTATGCTCCACGGAGATACAACCTGGGTCAATATATTTGCCATAGGTATTATCGCCTTTTTTACCCTTATCAATCTTATCGGTGCCGTTTTTGTTGCGAAGGCGGAAAACATCATTGTCATAATCAAACTCGGAGTCCTTGTTACCTTTGCTTTTGCGGCACTTTTTACGATACAGCCTCAGCTTTTAAGTGTAGAGGACATGCCTCCTGTAAGCGGTATGGTCTTTGCCATCGGAATTACGTTTTTTGCCTACCAGGGTTTTAGTGTGATTACAAACTCAGTCGAGGATATGGAGAATCCGAAAGTGACCATGATGCGTTCTATGTTTGTCGCCTTGCTCATTGTGGCAGCTTTATACATACTTACAAGTATCGCTGTTTTAGGAAACCTGCCGCTTGATAAAATTATTCAGACAAAAGATTATGCTCTGGCTGAAGCGGCAAAGCCCATCTTTGGTGAATGGGGATTTAAAATCATGGCCGCCACAGCACTCCTGGCAACAGCCTCGGCTATCAATGCAACACTTTATGCCGTAACTGACATAGGATACACAATGGCAAAAGAGGGAAATCTTCCTGAAATATACGAATATAATATCTACCGCTCTTTTGAAGGACTCATTATCAGCGCGTTGCTGATTATACCGATGGTACTCTTTTTCAACCTGGCGCAAATCACAACTGTTGCCGCTATAGTCATGCTCATCGTTCAGGGAAGTACACATATTGCGCATTTGAATCTTCTGCAGGAGAGTGGCGCAAAAAAATATCTTGTTGTTTTGGCAATTTTTTCCATGTTTGGCGTTGCGGGAATTACTCTCTATTCTACCTATAAAACCATGCCTGAGATTGCATACTATCTTATAGTGACCTTTGCACTTGCTTTTACGACAGAGTATCTACTGCGATACTTCAAACAAAGAATCATTTCTAAACAAACGCACTAA
- a CDS encoding HdeD family acid-resistance protein translates to MWKYPIDENLFDKFSKYSKITGVIFIILGIVGIIYPVFMTLATVTFVAWLMMFGGFMAGYFTYISDKSDVLGWLKSFVLIGIGALMIFYPMTGIGTVGLLLAIYFFMDSFASFSLAMNMRPANGWIWWMINALFSMLIGILFIAGWPFTSTYLIGLLVGFSLFFDGFALLVTGSIFKKMNR, encoded by the coding sequence ATGTGGAAGTATCCTATAGATGAGAATCTGTTTGACAAATTTAGTAAGTATTCAAAAATTACAGGTGTGATTTTTATTATTCTCGGAATAGTGGGTATTATATACCCTGTATTTATGACCCTGGCAACAGTCACCTTTGTGGCATGGCTGATGATGTTTGGTGGTTTTATGGCCGGGTATTTTACCTATATAAGTGACAAAAGTGATGTTCTGGGCTGGCTTAAAAGCTTTGTGCTTATCGGGATTGGTGCTTTAATGATTTTTTATCCAATGACAGGAATTGGCACAGTCGGTCTGCTTCTGGCTATATACTTTTTTATGGATTCTTTTGCCAGTTTCTCTCTTGCGATGAATATGCGTCCTGCAAACGGCTGGATCTGGTGGATGATTAATGCCCTTTTTTCCATGTTAATCGGTATTTTATTTATAGCAGGATGGCCTTTTACCTCCACCTACCTTATAGGTTTGCTTGTCGGTTTCAGTCTCTTTTTTGACGGATTTGCCCTGCTTGTCACAGGGTCGATTTTTAAAAAAATGAACCGATAA
- the hemA gene encoding glutamyl-tRNA reductase has product MHYLIVSLSHKNSDLELREKFTYTDEEKEACLQRLLKSPNISEAVMLATCNRMELYVCCSDIEEATEHMMKLLAFKGGLSEEVLRKTAEIVDDSSAIHHLFAVASSIDSMVVGETQIAGQLKDAFKFSHERGYSDKKMSRALSHAFKCAAKVRNLTDISSKPVSVASVAIKQIKEKVQNLREKKALVIGVGEMSEICAKHLVSDGVETFIANRTKQKAQTLAQECNAEVYEFGDLDKAVNEFDIIFTATGSSYPIITNELIEDVDFERFWFDLAVPRDIDIKNRENIFLFVVDDIKDIVDANKAQREQYVRQAHGIVGRSVVEFYEWLDTLNVEPIIKEIYKKAEKAAQEETKRAIKKGFLPQEYEKQAQKMAHQAIKRFLHDMTKKMRAASHEAKSDSVTGAMQYILNDEHDNIPDQYKHHLKKD; this is encoded by the coding sequence ATGCATTATTTAATTGTAAGTCTCTCCCATAAAAACAGTGATTTGGAACTGAGAGAAAAATTCACCTATACGGATGAAGAGAAAGAGGCATGTCTGCAAAGACTGCTCAAGTCGCCTAATATCAGTGAAGCTGTCATGCTGGCTACATGTAACCGTATGGAGTTGTATGTATGCTGCAGTGACATTGAAGAAGCAACAGAACATATGATGAAGTTACTGGCATTTAAAGGTGGTTTGTCAGAAGAGGTTTTACGAAAAACTGCTGAGATAGTTGATGACAGCAGTGCTATTCATCATCTTTTTGCGGTTGCAAGTTCTATAGACTCTATGGTGGTCGGTGAGACACAGATTGCCGGACAGTTAAAAGATGCTTTTAAATTCTCTCATGAACGCGGTTATTCGGATAAGAAAATGTCACGAGCACTCTCTCATGCGTTTAAATGTGCTGCAAAGGTAAGAAATCTCACTGATATATCCTCAAAACCGGTTTCTGTGGCTTCTGTAGCAATAAAACAGATTAAAGAAAAGGTTCAAAATTTACGTGAAAAAAAAGCACTTGTGATTGGTGTAGGTGAAATGAGTGAAATCTGCGCAAAACACCTTGTCTCGGACGGGGTGGAAACTTTTATTGCAAACAGAACAAAGCAAAAAGCCCAGACTTTGGCACAAGAGTGCAATGCGGAAGTATATGAATTTGGAGACCTGGACAAAGCGGTTAACGAATTTGACATTATATTTACTGCTACAGGTTCTTCTTATCCTATTATTACCAACGAACTTATAGAAGATGTAGATTTTGAAAGATTCTGGTTTGACCTGGCTGTCCCAAGAGATATTGATATAAAAAACAGAGAAAATATTTTTCTTTTTGTTGTGGATGATATAAAAGATATTGTAGATGCAAACAAAGCACAAAGAGAACAGTATGTAAGACAGGCACACGGAATTGTAGGACGAAGTGTTGTGGAATTTTATGAGTGGCTTGATACACTCAATGTGGAACCTATCATAAAAGAGATTTATAAAAAAGCCGAAAAAGCCGCACAGGAAGAGACAAAACGTGCGATTAAAAAAGGTTTTCTGCCTCAAGAATATGAAAAGCAAGCACAAAAAATGGCGCATCAGGCAATCAAAAGATTTTTGCATGATATGACCAAAAAGATGCGTGCAGCCTCGCATGAAGCCAAAAGTGATTCTGTCACCGGAGCAATGCAGTATATTCTTAATGATGAACATGACAATATTCCAGACCAATACAAACACCATTTAAAAAAGGATTAA
- the argB gene encoding acetylglutamate kinase, giving the protein MQAKVETVKTLLDALPFIREFRKEIVVIKYGGSAQTSPELKEKFAEDILLMYLVGIKPVIVHGGGKKITDMLEALKIDTQFIDGQRVTTKETMRIVEMILSGEINKEIVSLLNSHDTKAIGISGKDAHFIRARAKDFSKWGLTGNITNVKADVVLNLIKEGFIPVIAPIAAGEEMGHPGYNINADLCASYVAKAIGANKIIFLTDTPGVLNKEKKLLATLTKDEVKVLKENETIHGGMVPKVDACLEAIDGGVHKAHIIDGRLEHSMLLELFTSEGVGTQIVK; this is encoded by the coding sequence TTGCAGGCAAAAGTTGAAACAGTAAAAACACTCCTTGATGCACTTCCGTTTATTCGCGAGTTTAGAAAAGAGATTGTCGTTATAAAATATGGCGGCTCGGCACAAACATCTCCCGAATTAAAAGAGAAGTTCGCAGAAGATATTTTGCTTATGTATTTGGTAGGTATCAAACCTGTAATTGTTCATGGCGGTGGAAAAAAAATTACCGATATGCTCGAAGCGCTTAAAATTGATACGCAGTTTATAGACGGACAGCGTGTCACGACAAAAGAGACAATGCGGATTGTAGAGATGATACTCAGTGGTGAGATTAACAAAGAGATAGTCTCTTTGCTGAACTCTCATGATACAAAAGCAATAGGTATCAGCGGTAAGGATGCACACTTTATCCGTGCAAGGGCGAAAGATTTTTCCAAGTGGGGATTGACTGGGAATATTACAAATGTCAAAGCAGATGTTGTTTTAAATCTGATAAAAGAAGGCTTTATTCCTGTGATAGCCCCTATTGCCGCAGGTGAAGAGATGGGACATCCCGGGTATAATATTAATGCTGATCTGTGTGCATCATATGTTGCAAAAGCCATAGGTGCAAACAAAATAATATTTTTGACAGATACGCCGGGGGTCTTGAACAAAGAGAAAAAACTTCTTGCAACCTTGACAAAAGATGAAGTAAAAGTGCTCAAAGAAAACGAAACGATTCACGGTGGGATGGTACCAAAAGTTGATGCCTGTCTTGAAGCGATAGACGGTGGTGTGCATAAAGCACATATAATTGACGGGCGACTTGAGCACTCCATGCTTTTAGAGTTGTTTACATCAGAGGGTGTAGGTACCCAAATAGTAAAATAA
- a CDS encoding DsbA family protein — MSLMLKLLSTTLLLSSFLYASNASENIEYFLEDKFSENPRLKSVDVKVEGVTPLKQLPKWNAYIVNVKAVLKNKPKQVIRQKMIWFSNGKMITKDLTDISTGESLVDKVKPTVKARHYAKENLIYGNANAKHKIVIFSDPLCPFCRGFVPGAIKDMKKEPQKFAVYYYHFPLERIHPASVTLVKAAIAAEHQGVKDVVLKLYNVSINPREKNVKKILEAFNKAEGTNITPEDIQNPSVIKQFNHDRLVATDLMVGGTPTVYLDGSVDNTKKKYLKVK, encoded by the coding sequence ATGTCATTGATGTTGAAATTATTGAGCACGACTCTGCTCTTAAGTAGTTTTCTCTATGCAAGTAACGCAAGTGAAAATATAGAATATTTTTTAGAAGACAAGTTTAGTGAAAATCCAAGACTCAAATCAGTAGATGTAAAAGTGGAGGGTGTTACACCACTCAAACAACTTCCAAAATGGAATGCCTATATTGTTAATGTGAAAGCTGTTTTGAAAAACAAGCCAAAGCAGGTAATTCGCCAAAAAATGATTTGGTTTTCAAACGGAAAGATGATTACAAAAGATTTGACAGATATAAGTACAGGAGAAAGTCTTGTCGACAAGGTTAAACCAACAGTAAAAGCCAGACATTATGCAAAAGAAAATTTGATTTACGGCAATGCCAATGCGAAACACAAAATAGTCATTTTTTCAGACCCACTGTGTCCTTTTTGTAGAGGATTTGTACCAGGGGCGATTAAAGATATGAAAAAAGAGCCCCAAAAATTTGCTGTATATTACTATCATTTTCCACTCGAAAGAATTCATCCCGCTTCAGTAACACTGGTCAAAGCAGCAATTGCCGCAGAACATCAAGGTGTAAAAGATGTTGTATTAAAACTTTATAATGTTTCAATCAATCCAAGAGAAAAAAATGTCAAAAAAATTCTTGAAGCATTTAATAAAGCAGAAGGGACAAATATTACACCTGAAGATATTCAAAATCCCAGTGTAATCAAGCAGTTTAACCACGACAGACTTGTAGCCACTGATCTTATGGTTGGTGGAACACCGACGGTTTATCTTGACGGTTCTGTAGATAACACAAAGAAAAAATACCTAAAAGTGAAGTAA
- a CDS encoding FxsA family protein, with amino-acid sequence MIYFLLYLFLEVLVSVQISSAIGGLATFFEILVTAFIGISILVNFRKSLIENMTAVSYNCIDLEQFQKLNLFTLIGAILLIIPGFLTDILGILMQFGVFTSMIVNRYNVKSGKCNSSFEEQNNITKDSDVIDVEIIEHDSALK; translated from the coding sequence ATGATTTATTTTTTACTCTACCTTTTTTTGGAAGTGCTTGTCTCTGTGCAGATTTCTTCTGCTATAGGAGGACTTGCCACTTTTTTTGAGATTCTTGTTACTGCATTTATAGGGATATCAATTTTAGTAAATTTCAGAAAAAGTTTGATTGAAAATATGACGGCAGTCTCTTATAACTGTATTGATCTCGAGCAGTTTCAAAAATTAAATCTTTTTACCCTGATTGGTGCTATACTGCTGATTATTCCTGGATTTTTAACAGACATATTAGGTATACTCATGCAGTTTGGTGTTTTTACGAGTATGATTGTTAACCGTTATAATGTAAAATCAGGAAAATGTAATTCTTCTTTTGAGGAACAAAATAATATAACAAAGGATTCAGATGTCATTGATGTTGAAATTATTGAGCACGACTCTGCTCTTAAGTAG
- a CDS encoding polyprenyl synthetase family protein encodes MQRVEAQIKRLIQECDYDEVTRLFAMLQGGKRLRAKLILKIAPEHKDAPLLAAIVELIHAASLLHDDVIDDAMTRRGAASVNATDGSKTAVMLGDILYSKAFTELVAFDKAVAQTIASSVTALSKGEMMDVRMAENFNSDEERYLDMLYLKTATLIEAAAKASALLAGKDAEKYALYGRNLGLSFQIIDDILDITADEATLGKPAMNDYVEGKCTLPYIYLYNALEAKDQEKLLSLHAKKPTEEELLWMKKKMQEHKTIEKSFELAQKLSNEAKIALHEDKDLVAILDTMIQRSY; translated from the coding sequence ATGCAAAGAGTAGAAGCACAAATAAAAAGATTGATACAAGAGTGTGATTATGATGAAGTGACCCGTCTGTTTGCCATGCTGCAGGGCGGAAAAAGACTTCGGGCAAAGCTTATTCTTAAAATTGCTCCAGAACATAAGGACGCTCCTCTTTTAGCCGCCATAGTGGAACTGATTCATGCTGCCTCACTTTTACATGATGATGTTATTGATGATGCGATGACAAGACGCGGAGCAGCATCGGTAAATGCAACAGACGGAAGCAAAACAGCTGTCATGCTTGGAGATATTTTATACTCAAAAGCATTTACGGAACTTGTTGCCTTTGACAAAGCGGTAGCACAGACAATTGCTTCATCGGTTACAGCACTCTCCAAGGGCGAAATGATGGATGTCAGAATGGCAGAAAATTTTAACAGTGATGAAGAGCGTTACCTTGATATGCTCTATCTCAAAACTGCTACACTCATTGAAGCAGCTGCAAAAGCGAGTGCTCTGCTAGCGGGAAAAGATGCAGAGAAATATGCTCTTTACGGACGTAACTTAGGACTTTCATTTCAAATTATAGATGATATTCTTGATATTACAGCAGACGAAGCAACGCTTGGAAAACCTGCGATGAATGATTATGTAGAGGGGAAATGTACTTTGCCGTATATTTATCTTTATAATGCACTTGAAGCAAAAGATCAGGAAAAGCTTCTATCTCTGCATGCGAAAAAACCTACGGAAGAAGAACTCTTATGGATGAAAAAGAAAATGCAAGAACATAAAACGATAGAAAAATCTTTTGAACTGGCACAGAAACTCTCAAACGAGGCGAAGATTGCTTTGCACGAAGATAAAGATTTAGTTGCCATTTTAGATACAATGATACAAAGAAGTTATTGA
- a CDS encoding tetraacyldisaccharide 4'-kinase, with protein MKKTLVFWVEEYFYNPTPLQKLLSYLLLPLSWLYCIIMYVRYKVQRPEDFAMEIVSVGNLTVGGSGKTPLVTALAKEHKKPAIILRGYGRASKGLIVVKNGNEILCDVKSSGDEAMIYAKKLPNATVIVSEERKRAIQKAKELGCEIVFLDDAYSKHDIKKQDILIDVKTKNSSCLPAGPFRERLWPGKEALHVEEEKDFFRKVKLVNPTQKMSLVTAIARPQRLDKYLPAVIAKHYFEDHHSFTKEELETILQKDAATSLLVTFKDYVKIEHFGLPLSLLDLEVKVKEGVFSAFV; from the coding sequence TTGAAAAAAACGCTCGTTTTCTGGGTTGAAGAGTATTTCTACAACCCAACTCCTTTGCAAAAACTTCTCTCCTATCTACTGCTTCCGCTGAGTTGGCTCTATTGTATTATTATGTATGTTCGATACAAAGTACAGAGACCGGAGGATTTTGCTATGGAAATTGTCAGCGTTGGTAATCTGACTGTCGGCGGCAGTGGCAAAACTCCATTGGTAACAGCACTGGCAAAAGAGCACAAAAAACCTGCGATTATACTTCGTGGCTATGGACGAGCATCCAAAGGCTTGATTGTTGTCAAAAACGGCAATGAAATTTTATGTGATGTCAAAAGCAGCGGGGATGAAGCGATGATATATGCCAAAAAACTTCCAAATGCTACAGTCATAGTCAGTGAAGAGAGAAAAAGAGCCATACAAAAAGCAAAAGAGCTGGGTTGTGAGATAGTTTTTTTGGATGATGCCTACTCCAAACATGATATCAAAAAGCAAGATATACTCATAGATGTAAAAACAAAGAACAGTTCTTGTCTGCCTGCAGGTCCTTTTAGAGAGCGTCTGTGGCCGGGGAAAGAGGCTTTGCATGTAGAAGAGGAGAAAGATTTTTTTCGTAAGGTAAAACTTGTGAACCCGACACAAAAAATGAGTCTTGTGACCGCTATAGCAAGGCCACAACGACTTGATAAATATCTTCCTGCTGTTATTGCAAAGCATTATTTTGAAGACCATCACAGTTTTACAAAAGAAGAACTTGAAACAATTTTACAAAAAGATGCAGCGACTTCTCTTTTGGTAACATTTAAAGATTATGTAAAAATTGAGCATTTCGGACTGCCCCTTTCACTTCTGGATTTGGAAGTAAAAGTAAAAGAAGGTGTCTTTAGTGCGTTTGTTTAG
- the hemC gene encoding hydroxymethylbilane synthase, protein MQKLTIATRVSDLALWQAYHIKERVEASFPEIEVVLNKIVSNGDKVLDKPLALIGGKGHFTKELEDEMLSGNAELAVHSLKDVPTYIPDGLELAAVTQRQDQSDVFLSHTYKTLEDLPEGAVVGTTSLRRRMQLLQKRPDLKVKDLRGNVNTRLRKLQEGQYDAIILAWIGLNRLDLLKDIPYTQKLSLDMMIPPMGQAALGIEIVTGNEQVRVIAQSLNDEDTFTCTQIERDFISKIGAGCSAPVACNAVIEDGNVVFRVMLGFPNGTHIMQEKIVRSIEESKNLGKELAQKMIDKGALELLKEAEKTAFKDEMPQRL, encoded by the coding sequence ATGCAAAAATTAACAATAGCAACACGCGTTTCAGACTTGGCACTTTGGCAGGCATATCATATCAAGGAAAGAGTTGAAGCAAGTTTTCCTGAAATAGAAGTAGTGCTTAATAAAATAGTAAGTAACGGCGATAAGGTTTTGGATAAACCTTTGGCTCTCATCGGCGGAAAAGGGCATTTCACCAAAGAGCTTGAAGATGAGATGCTCTCAGGCAATGCCGAGCTTGCTGTACACAGTTTAAAAGATGTACCGACATATATTCCCGATGGTTTGGAACTTGCAGCTGTGACGCAACGTCAAGACCAAAGTGATGTTTTTTTGTCACATACGTACAAAACACTTGAAGATTTGCCTGAGGGAGCAGTGGTTGGGACAACAAGTCTGCGCCGTAGAATGCAACTTTTGCAAAAAAGACCTGATTTAAAAGTCAAAGATTTGAGGGGGAATGTCAATACACGTCTGAGAAAGTTACAAGAAGGGCAGTATGATGCGATAATTTTGGCATGGATAGGACTCAACAGACTTGATTTGCTCAAAGATATTCCCTATACCCAAAAACTTTCTCTTGATATGATGATACCGCCGATGGGGCAGGCTGCCTTGGGTATTGAAATTGTAACCGGCAATGAACAGGTACGGGTAATTGCACAAAGTCTCAATGATGAAGATACCTTTACATGTACACAGATTGAGAGAGATTTTATATCAAAAATCGGAGCGGGATGTTCGGCTCCTGTTGCCTGTAATGCTGTTATAGAAGATGGTAATGTTGTTTTTAGAGTTATGCTTGGCTTTCCAAACGGAACACATATTATGCAGGAAAAAATCGTAAGAAGTATAGAAGAAAGTAAAAATTTAGGCAAAGAGCTTGCCCAAAAGATGATAGACAAAGGTGCACTGGAGTTATTAAAAGAAGCAGAAAAAACTGCTTTTAAAGATGAAATGCCACAAAGACTCTAA